From Solwaraspora sp. WMMD1047, the proteins below share one genomic window:
- a CDS encoding sensor histidine kinase, translating to MSASQPLSAGVEPGPPSMLRQLGIDSGYVLLGLPLGLASFIVLLAGLVAGVSLAVSVIGLPILAGTLYAARGWADIERLRLPAVLRQPRIRPHYRIAEPGANAWRRIFVPIADAQSWLDLAHGCLKIAIASATFVITVAWWVAAIAGSFYWAYDWTIPPYPEGDGLHQLLGLGDSAAARIGLYTAMGLFFLITLPIVVRGCALMQAGFARALLTGVAEMRNRITVLEEQKRAAVSAEATALRRLERDIHDGPQQRLVRLAMDLSRARQQLATDPEAAGRTIDEALTQTRDTLAELRALSRGIAPPILVDRGLPSALAALAGRGVIPIELTVDPRLGTPEGRLEPAVESTAYFVVAEALTNVAKHSRATECWLTVTRTEHGLDIVVIDDGEGGAHLSKGHGLAGIADRTRATGGTLTVTSPPGGPTEIHARLPC from the coding sequence ATGAGCGCGTCCCAACCCCTGTCCGCCGGTGTCGAGCCCGGCCCACCAAGCATGCTCCGGCAACTCGGCATCGACTCGGGCTACGTGCTCCTCGGCCTCCCGCTCGGACTGGCCAGCTTCATCGTGCTGCTGGCCGGCCTGGTGGCCGGCGTCTCGCTCGCGGTCTCCGTGATCGGCCTGCCGATCCTCGCCGGCACCCTCTACGCCGCCCGCGGCTGGGCCGACATCGAACGGCTCCGGCTGCCCGCGGTGCTCCGGCAACCCCGGATCCGACCGCACTACCGGATCGCCGAGCCGGGCGCGAACGCCTGGCGGCGGATCTTCGTACCGATCGCCGACGCCCAGTCCTGGCTCGACCTGGCGCACGGCTGCCTCAAGATCGCCATTGCTTCGGCCACCTTCGTGATCACGGTCGCCTGGTGGGTCGCCGCCATCGCCGGCTCGTTCTACTGGGCGTACGACTGGACCATCCCGCCGTATCCCGAGGGGGACGGGCTGCACCAGCTGCTCGGGCTCGGCGACTCCGCGGCGGCCCGGATCGGCCTCTACACCGCGATGGGCCTGTTCTTCCTGATCACCCTCCCGATCGTGGTACGCGGCTGCGCGCTGATGCAGGCCGGCTTCGCCCGGGCGCTGCTGACCGGGGTGGCCGAGATGCGCAACCGGATCACCGTGCTGGAGGAGCAGAAGCGGGCCGCCGTGTCGGCCGAGGCGACCGCCCTGCGCCGGCTGGAACGCGACATCCACGACGGGCCGCAGCAACGGCTGGTGCGGCTGGCCATGGACCTCAGCCGGGCCCGCCAACAGCTCGCCACCGATCCGGAGGCGGCCGGCCGGACCATCGACGAGGCGCTCACCCAGACCCGGGACACGCTGGCCGAGCTGCGGGCCCTCTCCCGGGGCATCGCGCCACCGATCCTGGTGGACCGGGGCCTGCCCAGTGCGCTGGCGGCGCTCGCCGGCCGGGGGGTGATCCCGATCGAGCTGACCGTCGACCCCCGGCTCGGCACCCCCGAGGGTCGGCTGGAGCCGGCGGTGGAGAGCACCGCCTACTTCGTGGTCGCCGAGGCGCTCACCAACGTCGCCAAGCACAGCCGGGCCACCGAGTGCTGGCTGACCGTCACCCGGACCGAACACGGACTGGACATCGTGGTGATCGACGACGGCGAGGGCGGCGCCCACCTCTCCAAGGGGCACGGCCTGGCCGGCATCGCCGACCGGACCCGGGCGACCGGTGGGACGCTCACCGTGACCAGCCCGCCGGGCGGCCCCACCGAGATCCACGCCCGGCTGCCATGCTGA
- a CDS encoding response regulator transcription factor, whose product MRLVIADDAVLLREGLVRLLTEHGHQVVAAVGDGDALVEAVVEHQPDVSIVDVRMPPTHTDEGLRAAVEARRRVPRTPILVLSQYVEVSYADDLLATVKPVGGVGSGGGIGYLLKDRVAAIDEFLDALNRVAAGGTVLDPEVVGQLLVRRRRDDPLRELTPREREVLGLMAEGRSNTAIARAMVVSDGAVEKHVRNIFTKLQLPPDEEQHRRVLAVLTYLRG is encoded by the coding sequence ATGCGCCTGGTGATCGCCGACGACGCCGTACTGCTCCGGGAGGGGCTGGTCCGGCTGCTCACCGAGCACGGCCACCAGGTGGTGGCGGCGGTGGGCGACGGCGACGCCCTGGTCGAGGCGGTCGTCGAACACCAGCCCGACGTCTCGATCGTCGACGTCCGGATGCCGCCCACACACACCGACGAAGGGCTCCGGGCCGCGGTCGAGGCCCGCCGCCGGGTGCCCCGTACCCCGATCCTGGTCCTCTCCCAGTACGTCGAGGTCTCCTACGCCGACGACCTGCTGGCCACCGTCAAACCGGTCGGCGGGGTCGGCTCCGGCGGCGGCATCGGCTACCTGCTCAAGGACCGGGTGGCCGCGATCGACGAGTTCCTCGACGCGCTGAACCGGGTGGCCGCCGGCGGCACCGTCCTGGACCCCGAGGTGGTCGGGCAGCTGCTGGTCCGGCGCCGCCGCGACGACCCACTACGCGAGCTGACCCCCCGGGAACGGGAGGTGCTCGGGCTGATGGCCGAGGGCCGCTCCAACACCGCGATCGCCCGGGCGATGGTGGTCAGCGACGGCGCGGTGGAGAAGCACGTGCGCAACATCTTCACCAAGCTGCAGTTGCCGCCCGACGAGGAGCAGCACCGCCGGGTCCTCGCGGTGCTGACCTACCTGCGCGGCTGA
- a CDS encoding HAD hydrolase-like protein: protein MDLARSHLVWDWNGTLLNDIDLVVASTNAAFATVAGPVVSADEHRRRFRRPIAEYYAEVLGRLVDADEYGRLDRIFHDAYRVGLTNCELAADAAAAMRAWAGSQSLLSMWFHDELVPTVETYGLTGVFARVDGLRSAVGGGPKAGHLAEHLTELGLDGGSVVLIGDSIDDAEAAESVGARCVLYTGGFTDPDRVRRSGRPFADTLTEAVEIAAGLD, encoded by the coding sequence GTGGACCTCGCGCGCAGCCACCTGGTCTGGGACTGGAACGGCACCCTGCTCAACGACATCGACCTCGTCGTCGCCTCGACGAACGCCGCCTTCGCCACCGTCGCCGGGCCGGTGGTCTCCGCCGACGAGCACCGGCGGCGGTTCCGCCGCCCGATCGCGGAGTACTACGCCGAGGTGCTGGGCCGGCTCGTCGACGCCGACGAGTACGGGCGGCTGGACCGGATCTTCCACGACGCGTACCGGGTCGGGCTGACCAACTGCGAGCTGGCGGCCGACGCCGCCGCGGCGATGCGGGCCTGGGCCGGTTCGCAGTCGCTGCTGTCCATGTGGTTCCACGACGAGCTGGTGCCGACCGTCGAGACCTACGGGTTGACCGGCGTCTTCGCGCGGGTCGACGGCCTGCGGTCCGCGGTCGGCGGCGGGCCGAAGGCCGGGCATCTGGCCGAGCACCTGACCGAGCTCGGCCTGGACGGCGGGTCGGTGGTGCTGATCGGGGACTCGATCGACGACGCCGAGGCGGCCGAGTCGGTCGGCGCCCGCTGCGTGCTCTACACCGGCGGCTTCACCGACCCGGATCGGGTGCGCCGCTCCGGGCGGCCGTTCGCCGACACGCTCACCGAGGCGGTCGAGATCGCCGCCGGCCTGGACTGA
- a CDS encoding glutaredoxin family protein produces MREARLTLITRSGCHLCEVAKEAIERVTAVTGDRWVEVELNGDPELEGEYGDRVPVVLLDGREHGYWRVEEDRLLRDLTAPRP; encoded by the coding sequence ATGCGTGAGGCCCGGTTGACCCTGATCACCCGGTCCGGCTGCCACCTCTGCGAGGTGGCCAAGGAGGCGATCGAACGGGTCACCGCGGTGACCGGGGACCGCTGGGTCGAGGTGGAGCTCAACGGCGACCCGGAGCTGGAGGGCGAGTACGGCGACCGGGTGCCGGTGGTGCTGCTGGACGGCCGGGAACACGGCTACTGGCGGGTGGAGGAGGACCGGCTGCTGCGGGACCTGACCGCACCCCGACCGTGA
- a CDS encoding AMP-binding protein has translation MPDSATVQEGLGATLADRIRLTAQDRPDRPALLADDRIVTWADLDTAVDRTAAALARTVQPDPTRPPTGAGTAAGPAARVAIALGNGVDFVVAYFATLRAGLVAVPVNPDYTAPELRHVLADSGAKVLIGTAPVRELVAGLGAELPALARSLPAPPTAEPDTGAGGSPGGAGLDDLAVLLYTSGTTGRAKGAMLSHRALLANHEQLGRIEPPVLGPDDVVLLALPLFHAYGLNSALGAVVHHGACGVLVDRFEPAEGLALIARHRVSVLVGVPSMFAGWAAAGADRPASAGELAAVRLAVCGAAPLDPAVATRCAALFGTPVQIGYGLTETAPVLTSTLPVDRPKPGSIGRPIPGVEVRLVSAAGDEFWRAQGRATRASTDGAGPDGTGPGDDGPELDLPSAGTDPGQLVVRGDNLFAGYWPDGRDGPDPDGWWPTGDVGYADADGDLFLVDRLGELILVNGFNVYPREVELVLEAHPQVRESAAVAVPDPRTGQAVEAYVVRTPGSSLTADEVLAHCATSLARFKRPTRVRFVDTLPRSVIGKVRKTQLRSEYGDA, from the coding sequence GTGCCAGACTCAGCGACCGTGCAGGAAGGACTGGGCGCCACTCTCGCCGACCGGATCCGGCTCACCGCCCAGGATCGGCCCGACCGACCAGCGCTGCTCGCCGACGACCGGATCGTCACCTGGGCCGACCTGGACACCGCTGTGGACCGGACCGCCGCCGCCCTGGCCCGGACCGTCCAACCCGACCCCACCCGGCCGCCCACCGGAGCCGGCACCGCGGCCGGGCCGGCGGCCCGGGTGGCCATCGCGCTCGGCAACGGGGTGGACTTCGTGGTGGCGTACTTCGCCACGCTGCGAGCCGGGCTGGTCGCGGTGCCGGTGAACCCCGACTACACGGCCCCCGAACTGCGGCACGTGCTCGCCGACTCGGGCGCCAAGGTGCTGATCGGCACCGCCCCGGTGCGGGAACTGGTGGCCGGGCTCGGGGCCGAGCTGCCGGCGCTGGCCCGGTCCCTGCCCGCGCCGCCGACCGCCGAGCCCGACACCGGCGCGGGCGGGTCGCCGGGTGGGGCCGGGTTGGACGACCTCGCCGTGCTGCTCTACACCTCCGGCACCACCGGCCGGGCCAAGGGCGCCATGCTGTCGCACCGCGCCCTGCTCGCCAACCATGAGCAGCTCGGCCGGATCGAGCCGCCGGTACTCGGGCCGGACGACGTGGTGCTGCTCGCCCTGCCGCTGTTCCACGCCTACGGGCTGAACTCCGCGCTCGGCGCCGTCGTCCACCACGGGGCGTGTGGCGTACTCGTCGACCGGTTCGAACCGGCGGAAGGGCTGGCGCTGATCGCCCGGCACCGGGTGAGCGTGCTGGTCGGCGTACCGTCGATGTTCGCCGGTTGGGCGGCCGCCGGCGCCGACCGGCCGGCGTCCGCCGGGGAGCTGGCCGCCGTCCGGCTCGCGGTGTGTGGCGCCGCGCCGCTGGACCCGGCCGTCGCGACGCGCTGCGCCGCCCTGTTCGGCACGCCCGTGCAGATCGGGTACGGCCTGACCGAGACCGCTCCGGTGCTGACCTCGACGCTCCCCGTCGACCGGCCCAAGCCCGGCTCGATCGGCCGCCCCATCCCCGGCGTCGAGGTGCGGCTGGTCTCCGCCGCCGGGGACGAGTTCTGGCGCGCGCAAGGCCGGGCCACCCGGGCGAGCACCGACGGCGCCGGGCCGGACGGCACCGGGCCCGGCGACGACGGGCCGGAGTTGGATCTGCCCTCGGCCGGCACGGACCCGGGCCAGCTCGTGGTCCGGGGGGACAACCTCTTCGCCGGCTACTGGCCGGACGGGCGGGACGGCCCGGACCCGGACGGCTGGTGGCCGACCGGCGACGTCGGCTACGCGGACGCCGACGGTGATCTGTTCCTGGTGGACCGGCTCGGCGAGCTGATCCTGGTCAACGGCTTCAACGTCTACCCACGCGAGGTGGAGCTGGTGCTCGAGGCGCATCCGCAGGTGCGGGAGTCGGCCGCGGTGGCGGTGCCGGACCCGCGCACCGGCCAGGCCGTCGAGGCGTACGTGGTCCGCACGCCGGGCAGCTCGCTCACCGCCGACGAGGTGCTGGCCCACTGCGCGACCAGCCTGGCCCGGTTCAAGCGGCCGACCCGGGTGCGGTTCGTCGACACGCTGCCCCGGTCGGTGATCGGCAAGGTTCGCAAGACCCAGCTCAGATCGGAGTACGGCGATGCGTGA
- a CDS encoding ECF subfamily RNA polymerase sigma factor, BldN family — protein sequence MSMDDMLSLAVRGDGTPKRTRNRPHPNETPARHAPPGSNAKPIGGRVATPPRPAMPNQPGPGQQTPGQQTPGQPTPGQQPPGQPAAPDGGGRATTAEAETALLPVVPAQDTPRPAGGSPTGYPDRPDPSDPANVVWSLVERAQAGESEAFGLIYDRYVDTVFRFVYFRVGNRQLAEDLTSDTFLRALKRIGSFTWQGRDLGAWLVTIARNLVADHFKSGRYRLEVTTGDVLDADREDRGPEGSPEAAVVEHITNVALLTAVKQLNPEQQECIVLRFLQGFSVAETAQAMGKNEGAIKALQYRAVRALARLLPDGFQP from the coding sequence CTGTCCATGGACGACATGCTGAGCCTGGCGGTCCGGGGGGACGGCACCCCGAAACGCACCCGGAACCGGCCGCATCCGAACGAGACCCCGGCCCGGCACGCGCCGCCCGGGAGCAACGCCAAGCCGATCGGCGGCCGGGTGGCCACCCCACCGCGACCGGCGATGCCGAACCAGCCCGGCCCGGGGCAGCAGACCCCCGGCCAGCAGACACCGGGGCAACCGACGCCGGGGCAGCAGCCTCCCGGGCAACCGGCGGCGCCGGACGGCGGCGGGCGGGCGACCACGGCCGAGGCGGAGACCGCCCTGCTGCCGGTGGTGCCGGCCCAGGACACCCCGCGGCCGGCCGGCGGCAGCCCGACCGGCTACCCGGACCGGCCGGATCCCTCCGACCCGGCGAACGTGGTCTGGTCGCTGGTGGAACGCGCCCAGGCCGGCGAGTCGGAGGCGTTCGGTCTGATCTACGACCGGTACGTGGACACGGTCTTCCGGTTCGTCTACTTCCGGGTGGGCAACCGGCAACTCGCGGAGGATCTGACCTCCGACACCTTCCTGCGGGCGCTCAAGCGGATCGGCAGCTTCACCTGGCAGGGCCGGGACCTGGGCGCGTGGCTGGTCACCATCGCCCGCAACCTCGTCGCCGACCACTTCAAGTCCGGTCGGTACCGACTGGAAGTTACTACGGGTGACGTTCTGGATGCGGACCGCGAGGATCGCGGCCCGGAGGGCAGCCCCGAGGCCGCCGTCGTGGAGCACATCACGAACGTCGCCCTGTTGACCGCGGTCAAGCAGCTCAACCCCGAACAGCAGGAGTGCATCGTGCTCCGCTTCCTACAGGGCTTCTCAGTCGCGGAGACCGCCCAGGCGATGGGGAAGAACGAGGGCGCCATCAAGGCCCTGCAGTACCGCGCGGTCCGGGCGCTGGCCCGGTTGCTGCCGGACGGGTTCCAACCGTGA
- a CDS encoding HAD-IB family hydrolase, giving the protein MARTPKVTVSADAHGHIAGWGTTGLAEPPPSAPGPERAAAGFFDIDNTMLQGASLYWFARGLAARNYFTAGDLARFAWRQARFRLLATEHPGDMSHARQAALAFVEGWRVDELERLTLEIFDELMASRIWPGSRALAELHLAAGERVWLVSAAPVEIGRVIAARLGLTGAIGTVAEIRGGAYTGRLVGDLMHGPAKADAVRQLAEVEGLDLRRCAAYSDSANDIPMLSAVGRPVAVNPDGALLQQARLRGWTVHDFRSGRRAARIAVPSTVAAGLVAGAVTAGLAARRRWQVR; this is encoded by the coding sequence GTGGCCCGCACCCCGAAGGTGACCGTCAGCGCCGACGCGCACGGACACATCGCCGGTTGGGGCACGACCGGGCTCGCCGAGCCGCCGCCGTCCGCGCCGGGCCCGGAGCGCGCCGCCGCCGGGTTCTTCGACATCGACAACACGATGCTGCAGGGCGCCTCCCTCTACTGGTTCGCCCGCGGGCTGGCCGCCCGCAACTACTTCACCGCCGGGGACCTGGCCCGGTTCGCCTGGCGGCAGGCCCGGTTCCGGCTGCTCGCCACCGAGCACCCCGGTGACATGTCGCACGCCCGGCAGGCCGCGCTCGCGTTCGTCGAGGGCTGGCGGGTGGACGAGCTGGAGCGCCTCACCCTGGAGATCTTCGACGAGCTGATGGCCAGCCGGATCTGGCCGGGCAGCCGCGCCCTGGCCGAGCTGCACCTGGCCGCCGGGGAGCGGGTCTGGCTGGTCAGCGCCGCCCCGGTCGAGATCGGCCGGGTGATCGCCGCCCGGCTCGGCCTGACCGGCGCCATCGGCACGGTGGCCGAGATCCGCGGCGGCGCCTACACCGGGCGGCTGGTGGGCGACCTGATGCACGGCCCGGCCAAGGCCGACGCGGTCCGGCAGCTCGCCGAGGTGGAAGGGCTCGATCTGCGCCGCTGCGCGGCGTACAGCGACTCGGCGAACGACATCCCGATGCTCTCCGCCGTCGGGCGGCCGGTCGCGGTCAACCCGGACGGCGCGCTGCTGCAGCAGGCCCGGCTGCGCGGCTGGACCGTGCACGACTTCCGCTCCGGGCGGCGGGCCGCGCGGATCGCCGTACCCTCGACGGTGGCTGCCGGGCTGGTGGCCGGCGCGGTCACCGCGGGGCTGGCCGCCCGGCGGAGGTGGCAGGTCCGATGA
- a CDS encoding lysophospholipid acyltransferase family protein — protein MTAEPNGGPPPVSPNGGPPAASPNGSAPGMTGRSGAGRLPGGSGAGPVPGGSDVVPVGGSAAGGPAVGQRGDVWDRRVAAGLAFLRRRLSGQYEVDEFGFDPELTDQVFHPILRMLYRDWFRTEVTGLENLPRTGAGLVVGNHSGTVALDALILSAVLRDQHPARRYLRLLGADLVFRVPVLSELARKTGGTMACNSDAERLLAGGELVGVFPEGFKGVGKLYADRYKLQRFGRGGFVSAALRTGKPIIPAAIVGAEETYPMLADVKPLARLLKLPYFPLTPTFPWLGPLGMVPLPSKWLIEFCPPISTEGLADHADDPLVVFNLADQVRETIQQTLHKLLERRPDPFGP, from the coding sequence ATGACCGCCGAACCGAACGGCGGCCCGCCCCCGGTCAGCCCCAACGGCGGCCCGCCCGCGGCCAGCCCGAACGGCAGCGCCCCGGGGATGACCGGCCGGTCCGGCGCCGGAAGGCTGCCCGGCGGCTCCGGCGCCGGACCGGTGCCCGGTGGCTCCGACGTCGTACCGGTCGGTGGCTCAGCCGCCGGCGGCCCGGCGGTTGGTCAGCGCGGTGACGTCTGGGACCGGCGGGTCGCGGCCGGGCTGGCCTTCCTGCGCCGCCGCCTCTCCGGGCAGTACGAGGTGGACGAGTTCGGCTTTGACCCGGAACTGACCGACCAGGTCTTCCACCCGATCCTGCGGATGCTCTACCGCGACTGGTTCCGCACCGAGGTGACCGGGCTGGAGAACCTGCCCCGCACCGGCGCCGGTCTGGTGGTCGGCAACCACTCCGGCACCGTGGCGCTGGATGCGCTCATCCTCTCGGCGGTGCTGCGCGATCAGCACCCGGCCCGCCGCTACCTCCGGCTGCTCGGCGCCGACCTGGTGTTCCGGGTGCCGGTGCTGTCGGAGCTGGCCCGCAAGACCGGCGGCACGATGGCCTGCAACTCCGACGCGGAACGGCTGCTCGCCGGCGGCGAACTGGTCGGCGTCTTCCCGGAGGGGTTCAAGGGCGTCGGGAAGCTCTACGCCGACCGCTACAAGCTGCAGCGGTTCGGGCGGGGCGGGTTCGTCTCGGCCGCCCTGCGGACCGGAAAGCCGATCATCCCGGCCGCCATCGTCGGCGCCGAGGAGACCTATCCGATGCTCGCCGACGTCAAGCCGCTGGCCCGGCTGCTCAAGCTGCCGTACTTCCCGCTGACCCCGACGTTCCCGTGGCTGGGTCCGCTGGGCATGGTGCCGCTGCCCAGCAAGTGGCTCATCGAGTTCTGCCCGCCGATCTCCACCGAGGGCCTGGCCGACCACGCGGACGACCCGCTCGTCGTGTTCAACCTCGCCGACCAGGTCCGGGAGACCATCCAGCAGACCCTGCACAAGCTGCTGGAGCGGCGGCCCGATCCGTTCGGGCCGTGA
- a CDS encoding NAD-dependent epimerase/dehydratase family protein has protein sequence MTSGRSTRAPGVVVVTGVSRFLGAHVAARLVADPRVGRVVGLDPSDPVDELVPLLTGVERVRADPGSVGSIIADLHADAVVHLALATAPDKQNGGRAAMKEQNVIGTMQLLAACQRAPGLRKLVVRSSTAAYGASFRDPAVFTEDTEPRAVPRGGFARDILDIEGYVRGFRRRRPDVTATVLRFAPFIGSIAETTLTRYFAQPVVPTVLGRDPRLQFVHFDDALEVLHRSVVGEHPGTFNVAGPGVLALSQAIRRAGRIAVPVLEPGLSGAAGVARLLGFGRYSLDQVDLFVHGRVVDITRLTNEYGFTPRSTAAAFDDFIAGHPDRTVLGPTQLALAEQAILDGIRQVRATVRERS, from the coding sequence GTGACCTCCGGCCGGTCCACCCGGGCCCCGGGGGTCGTTGTGGTGACCGGCGTCAGCCGGTTCCTCGGCGCGCACGTCGCCGCGCGCCTGGTCGCCGACCCCCGGGTCGGCCGCGTCGTCGGCCTCGACCCGTCCGACCCCGTCGACGAGCTGGTTCCGCTGCTCACCGGCGTGGAACGGGTCCGGGCCGACCCCGGCTCGGTCGGCAGCATCATCGCCGACCTGCACGCCGACGCGGTCGTACACCTGGCCCTGGCCACCGCGCCCGACAAGCAGAACGGCGGCCGGGCCGCGATGAAGGAGCAGAACGTCATCGGCACCATGCAGCTGCTGGCCGCCTGCCAACGGGCGCCCGGGCTGCGCAAGCTGGTCGTCCGCTCCTCCACCGCCGCCTACGGCGCCTCGTTCCGCGACCCGGCGGTCTTCACCGAGGACACCGAACCGCGGGCGGTACCCCGCGGGGGATTCGCCCGGGACATCCTTGACATCGAGGGGTACGTCCGGGGCTTCCGCCGGCGCCGGCCGGACGTGACCGCGACCGTGTTGCGGTTCGCCCCCTTCATCGGCTCGATCGCCGAAACCACGCTGACCCGCTACTTCGCCCAGCCGGTCGTGCCGACCGTGCTCGGCCGCGACCCCCGGCTGCAGTTCGTGCACTTCGACGACGCCTTGGAGGTGCTGCACCGGTCGGTGGTGGGAGAACACCCCGGCACCTTCAACGTCGCCGGACCGGGCGTGCTCGCCCTCTCCCAGGCGATCCGTCGGGCCGGCCGGATCGCCGTACCGGTGCTGGAGCCCGGCCTGTCCGGGGCCGCCGGCGTCGCCCGCCTGCTCGGCTTCGGGCGCTACAGCCTCGACCAGGTCGACCTCTTCGTGCACGGCCGGGTGGTGGACATCACCAGGCTGACCAACGAGTACGGCTTCACGCCCCGGTCCACGGCCGCCGCCTTCGACGACTTCATCGCCGGCCACCCCGACCGGACGGTGCTCGGGCCGACCCAACTCGCCCTGGCCGAGCAGGCGATCCTGGACGGCATCCGGCAGGTCCGCGCCACCGTACGGGAGCGGTCATGA
- a CDS encoding AURKAIP1/COX24 domain-containing protein, whose translation MGSVVKKRRKRMAKKKHRKLLRKTRVQRRRLGK comes from the coding sequence ATGGGCTCGGTGGTCAAGAAGCGCCGCAAGCGCATGGCAAAGAAGAAGCACCGCAAGCTGCTGCGCAAGACCCGCGTCCAGCGTCGCCGTCTCGGCAAGTGA
- a CDS encoding helix-turn-helix domain-containing protein has protein sequence MSGSPQSDGRLSEVKFLTVAEVATLMRVSKMTVYRLVHSGDLTAVRVGRSFRVPEHAVHDYLRGAFQASA, from the coding sequence ATGTCCGGATCACCACAGTCCGACGGCCGGCTGTCGGAGGTGAAGTTCCTGACCGTCGCCGAGGTGGCGACGCTCATGCGGGTCTCCAAGATGACGGTGTATCGACTGGTGCACTCCGGCGACCTCACCGCCGTGCGGGTCGGCCGGTCGTTCCGGGTGCCCGAGCACGCGGTGCACGACTATCTGCGGGGAGCGTTCCAGGCATCGGCCTGA
- a CDS encoding VOC family protein, whose amino-acid sequence MTSRIAVVAINAIDPPRVAEFWAAALGWRVVEQDAAGVSIAPADASWPTIDVLPVSEPKTGHNRLHLDLRADGSSTDEEIARLVKLGARLVDVGQPADATWTVLADPEGNEFCLLSRTVQEVRSAS is encoded by the coding sequence ATGACCAGCCGCATCGCCGTCGTCGCCATAAATGCCATCGACCCGCCCCGGGTGGCCGAGTTCTGGGCCGCCGCGCTCGGTTGGCGGGTGGTCGAGCAGGACGCCGCCGGGGTGAGCATCGCCCCGGCCGACGCGTCCTGGCCGACCATCGACGTGCTGCCGGTCTCCGAGCCGAAGACCGGCCACAACCGACTCCACCTCGACCTGCGGGCCGACGGCTCGTCGACCGACGAGGAGATCGCCCGGCTGGTGAAGCTGGGCGCCCGCCTGGTGGACGTGGGTCAGCCGGCGGACGCCACCTGGACGGTGCTGGCCGACCCGGAGGGCAACGAGTTCTGCCTCCTGTCTCGCACGGTGCAGGAGGTGCGGTCGGCCTCCTGA